One stretch of Miscanthus floridulus cultivar M001 chromosome 18, ASM1932011v1, whole genome shotgun sequence DNA includes these proteins:
- the LOC136523002 gene encoding GDSL esterase/lipase At1g29670-like isoform X2, which translates to MEKLVYLLTIMSLSMALLVPLRGQCEAARAAAAAATRCHAGGKAGKQKQQPQVEGMFVFGSSLVDNGNNNFLNGSGVRADYLPYGVDFPLGPSGRFSNGRNVIDALGELLGLPGLVPPFADPRTRRARAALLRGVNFASGGSGILDHTGQGEVVSLRQQITNFESVTLPDLRAQLRGPAAAANHGRVKGQGSFHQCYLSKCLFVIGTGGNDYLLNYFNPRKNYGTEGGPPLSEFTTSLITKLSDHLQRLYGLGARKFVIFSIQPTGCTPVVRAFLNITGAACIEPVNDAVALFNSELRRLVEGGARPRMPAARFAYINSYKIIRDMLDHPAKLGVRETSRACCEMSRSSSGVLCKKQGPVCRDRTEYVFFDGLHPTDAVNARIARKGYGSRSPDHAYPINVKKLAML; encoded by the exons ATGGAGAAGCTCGTCTACCTCTTGACCATCATGTCCTTATCCATGGCGCTGCTGGTGCCACTCCGCGGACAGTGCGAagcagctagagctgctgctgctgctgccacaaGATGCCATGCCGGCGGCAAGGCGGGGAAACAAAAACAACAGCCGCAGGTGGAGGGCATGTTCGTGTTCGGGAGCTCGCTGGTGGACAACGGCAACAACAACTTCCTCAACGGCTCCGGCGTGCGCGCCGACTACCTCCCCTACGGCGTGGACTTCCCCCTCGGCCCCTCGGGCCGCTTCTCCAACGGCCGCAACGTCATCGACGCGCTCGGCGAGCTCCTTGGCCTCCCGGGGCTCGTCCCGCCCTTCGCCGACCCGCGcacccgccgcgcccgcgccgcgctGCTGCGCGGCGTCAACTTCGCCTCCGGCGGCTCCGGCATCCTGGACCACACCGGCCAG GGCGAGGTGGTGAGCCTGCGGCAGCAGATCACCAACTTCGAGTCGGTGACCCTTCCTGACCTGCGGGCCCAGCTGCGCGGACCAGCTGCGGCGGCCAACCACGGCCGGGTCAAGGGCCAAGGTTCCTTCCACCAGTGCTACCTCTCCAAATGCCTCTTCGTCATCGGCACCGGCGGCAACGACTACCTGCTCAACTACTTCAACCCCAGGAAGAACTACGGCACCGAGGGTGGGCCGCCCTTGTCAGAGTTCACTACCTCTCTCATCACCAAGCTCTCGGACCATCTTCAG AGGCTGTACGGTCTTGGCGCACGGAAGTTTGTGATCTTCTCGATCCAGCCGACCGGGTGCACCCCCGTGGTCCGGGCGTTCCTCAACATCACCGGCGCCGCCTGCATCGAGCCCGTGAACGACGCGGTGGCGCTCTTCAACTCCGAGCTCCGGCGGCTGGTCGAAGGTGGCGCGAGGCCGCGCATGCCCGCCGCCAGGTTCGCCTACATCAACTCGTACAAGATCATCAGGGACATGCTGGACCACCCCGCCAAACTTG GCGTTCGGGAGACGAGCAGAGCCTGCTGCGAGATGTCGAGGAGCTCGTCGGGCGTGCTGTGCAAGAAGCAGGGGCCCGTCTGCAGGGACCGGACGGAGTACGTCTTCTTCGACGGGCTGCACCCGACGGACGCCGTCAACGCCAGGATCGCGCGCAAGGGCTACGGCTCCAGGTCGCCcgaccacgcctaccccatcaacgTCAAGAAGCTCGCCATGCTCTAA
- the LOC136523002 gene encoding GDSL esterase/lipase At1g29670-like isoform X1 produces the protein MEKLVYLLTIMSLSMALLVPLRGQCEAARAAAAAATRCHAGGKAGKQKQQPQVEGMFVFGSSLVDNGNNNFLNGSGVRADYLPYGVDFPLGPSGRFSNGRNVIDALGELLGLPGLVPPFADPRTRRARAALLRGVNFASGGSGILDHTGQVTGEVVSLRQQITNFESVTLPDLRAQLRGPAAAANHGRVKGQGSFHQCYLSKCLFVIGTGGNDYLLNYFNPRKNYGTEGGPPLSEFTTSLITKLSDHLQRLYGLGARKFVIFSIQPTGCTPVVRAFLNITGAACIEPVNDAVALFNSELRRLVEGGARPRMPAARFAYINSYKIIRDMLDHPAKLGVRETSRACCEMSRSSSGVLCKKQGPVCRDRTEYVFFDGLHPTDAVNARIARKGYGSRSPDHAYPINVKKLAML, from the exons ATGGAGAAGCTCGTCTACCTCTTGACCATCATGTCCTTATCCATGGCGCTGCTGGTGCCACTCCGCGGACAGTGCGAagcagctagagctgctgctgctgctgccacaaGATGCCATGCCGGCGGCAAGGCGGGGAAACAAAAACAACAGCCGCAGGTGGAGGGCATGTTCGTGTTCGGGAGCTCGCTGGTGGACAACGGCAACAACAACTTCCTCAACGGCTCCGGCGTGCGCGCCGACTACCTCCCCTACGGCGTGGACTTCCCCCTCGGCCCCTCGGGCCGCTTCTCCAACGGCCGCAACGTCATCGACGCGCTCGGCGAGCTCCTTGGCCTCCCGGGGCTCGTCCCGCCCTTCGCCGACCCGCGcacccgccgcgcccgcgccgcgctGCTGCGCGGCGTCAACTTCGCCTCCGGCGGCTCCGGCATCCTGGACCACACCGGCCAGGTCACC GGCGAGGTGGTGAGCCTGCGGCAGCAGATCACCAACTTCGAGTCGGTGACCCTTCCTGACCTGCGGGCCCAGCTGCGCGGACCAGCTGCGGCGGCCAACCACGGCCGGGTCAAGGGCCAAGGTTCCTTCCACCAGTGCTACCTCTCCAAATGCCTCTTCGTCATCGGCACCGGCGGCAACGACTACCTGCTCAACTACTTCAACCCCAGGAAGAACTACGGCACCGAGGGTGGGCCGCCCTTGTCAGAGTTCACTACCTCTCTCATCACCAAGCTCTCGGACCATCTTCAG AGGCTGTACGGTCTTGGCGCACGGAAGTTTGTGATCTTCTCGATCCAGCCGACCGGGTGCACCCCCGTGGTCCGGGCGTTCCTCAACATCACCGGCGCCGCCTGCATCGAGCCCGTGAACGACGCGGTGGCGCTCTTCAACTCCGAGCTCCGGCGGCTGGTCGAAGGTGGCGCGAGGCCGCGCATGCCCGCCGCCAGGTTCGCCTACATCAACTCGTACAAGATCATCAGGGACATGCTGGACCACCCCGCCAAACTTG GCGTTCGGGAGACGAGCAGAGCCTGCTGCGAGATGTCGAGGAGCTCGTCGGGCGTGCTGTGCAAGAAGCAGGGGCCCGTCTGCAGGGACCGGACGGAGTACGTCTTCTTCGACGGGCTGCACCCGACGGACGCCGTCAACGCCAGGATCGCGCGCAAGGGCTACGGCTCCAGGTCGCCcgaccacgcctaccccatcaacgTCAAGAAGCTCGCCATGCTCTAA